The following are from one region of the Carassius auratus strain Wakin unplaced genomic scaffold, ASM336829v1 scaf_tig00214501, whole genome shotgun sequence genome:
- the LOC113092172 gene encoding NACHT, LRR and PYD domains-containing protein 12-like: MRSDVELATFLLNKIQHEQSDFQNYRFNIENLVWIFKDLEDKIIIFLKNELTRLKKILKKENTQYFVQDFIKDTCEIKEAAFDIVLYFLKRMKQDEIADTLKELIFIHQQQLKSNLKQKYQCVFEGIAKQGDCTLLNKIYTDLYITQGCSEQVNTEHEVRQIEVASRQHESQEIQVECNNLFEATEQNKMIKTVLTKGVAGIGKSISVQKFVLDWAEGKENQDISFIFPLPFREMNFKEKEN; encoded by the exons ATGAGAAGTGATGTGGAACTGGCAACTTTTCTTCTCAACAA AATTCAACATGAGCAATCAGACTTCCAGAATTATCGCTTCAACATAGAAAATCTTGTCTGGATCTTCAAG GATCTTGAggacaaaattattatatttctgaaGAATGAACTGACAAGGttgaagaaaatattaaaaaaagagaacaCACAATACTTTGTGCAGGATTTTATAAAGGACACATGTGAAATCAAAGAAGCAGCTTTTGATATCGTACTTTATTTTCTAAAAAGAATGAAGCAAGATGAGATTGCAGACACTTTAAAAG AGCTGATCTTCATTCATCAACAACAACTTAAATCGAACCTGAAGCAaaagtatcaatgtgtgtttgaaggaattgcaaagcaaggtgATTGTACACTTCTGAATAAAATCTACACTGATCTTTATATTACTCAGGGTTGTAGTGAGCAGGTTAATACTGAGCATGAGGtaagacagattgaagttgcttccaggcaacatgaatcacaggagatacaggttgaATGCAATAATTTGTTTGAAGCAACCGAACAAAACAAGATGATCAAAACTGTACTAACAAAAGGAGTTGCTGGTATTGGAAAATCCATCTCTGTGCAaaagtttgttctggattgggctgaaggaaaagaaaatcaagacatcagcttcatatttcctcttcctttCCGAGAGATGAATTTCAAGGAGAAAGAAAACTAG
- the LOC113092156 gene encoding NACHT, LRR and PYD domains-containing protein 12-like isoform X2, which translates to MSEEQGKECPCEMSLSEKQSVRSGSYVFSSVSIKSDQSKGEPPAFSEKKTSSTKSIQYETLGLGIQTHKNHFKENLLWIFQDLESKVIKFLKDELETFKKILQKENTQYFVKDFNENRCIISEAALDLTLYFLRSMKQDEAADTLEDELFFIHQLKCNLKKKYQCVFEGIAKQGDSILLNNIYTDLYITQGCSEQVNTEHEVRQIESFSRHNESHEIQVECKNLFEATEQDKEIRTVMTKGVAGIGKTICVQKFVLDWAEEKENKNISFIFPLPFREMNLKEKETQSLMGLLNEFFPETKGLNLTRKNKFKVLFILDGLDECRLPLNFDSNETWHDVSSPASLEVLLTNLIKGNLLPSALIWITTRPAAASKIPPDCIDRLTEIRGFNDAQKEEYFKKRLTDENLAKEIIGHIKQSKSLFIMCHIPVFCWISATVLQNILEEKRKNDLKNNQADGASKTLQESNTEDTPKTLTQMYTHFLRFQILQSRRKYDGKYTADVSWDKDAILSLGKLAFDQLERNNVIFYDTDLEACGIGICKASVYSGMCTQIFKKETGIILGTMYCFVHLSIQEFIAALYAHLFLDINKKIVFVHESTEQENKDETMIDLLKTAVDKALESDNGHLDLFLRFLLGLLLQSNRQLLRGLLTQQGNNDKSKKEIVHYIKQKLEDNPSLERSINLFYCLNELNEQTLVKEIQIHLNKGSLSSADLSPAQWSALAFVLLTSDEEMEEFELQKFKKSDECLIRLSAIIKTSKRALLNECNLTEKSCSALAAVLGSDTNLKELNMNNNNLHDSGVKLLCTGLKNIQCELEILRLSNCGITEEGYKALASALRSNPSHLIELDLTGNDPGQSGVKQLDDLLQDPNCQLKTLRFLGPVAEEACQYVTGIVGKNLLLLRQLNLSESEIGDTRVNQIAALLQDKHCKLNTLTLRFCYLTDEGCSALTSALKSNPSQLRELDLSGNQLGDCGLKNICDLLMNPQCNLEKLELCGCSIKEKHCYLLSSALRLNPSHLRELDLSGNELKNTRVKHLCDALKDAHCKLERLSLNDCAITDVACLAQSLAETKALPFLKELDLSNNNIGNSKKQLSDVLRDSNCKLSLEREHWFSWRAGVNLISSFGGWITSLSKARGPVKSAVHDQSASGGAEEEEQL; encoded by the exons CATTCAGTACGAGACATTAGGTTTAGGCATCCAGACTCACAAGAACCATTTCAAAGAAAACCTCCTGTGGATCTTCCAG GATCTTGAGAGTAAAGTGATCAAGTTTCTGAAGGATGAGCTAGAAacgtttaagaaaatattacaaaaagagaacACACAatactttgtgaaggactttaatgagaaTAGATGCATTATCAGtgaagcagctcttgatctcacaCTCTACTTTCTTAGAAGtatgaagcaagatgaagctgctgatactcTAGAAG ATGAGCTGttcttcattcatcagctaaaatGCAATCTGAAGAAaaagtatcaatgtgtgtttgaaggaattgcaaagcaaggtgACTCTATACTTCTGAataacatctacacagatctctatatcactcagggttgtagtgaacaggtcaatactgaacatgaggtaAGACAGATTGAGTCCTTTTCAAGGCATAATGAATCACATGAGATACAAGTTGAATGCAAAAATTTATTTGAAGCAACCGAACAAGACAAGGAGATCAGAACTGTAatgacaaaaggagttgctggtATTGGAAAAACCATCTGTGTGCAaaagtttgttctggattgggctgaagaaaaagaaaataaaaacatcagcttcatatttcctcttccattcagagagatgaacttaaaggagAAAGAAACACAAAGCTTGATGGGTCTTCTAAATGagtttttcccagagacaaaaggactgaaccttacaagaaagaataaatttaaaGTTTTGTTCATCCTTGATGGACTGGATGAATGTCGTCTTCCTCTAAACTTTGACAGTAATGAGACATGGCATGATGTATCATCACCAGCTTCTCTAGAAGTTCTCCTaacgaacctcatcaagggaaatctgcttccttctgctctcatctggatcaccaccagaccagcagctgccagtaagattcctcctgactgtattgaccggctgacagagatacgaggattcaatgatgcacaaaaggaaGAATACTTCAAAAAAAGATTAACAGATGAAAATCTGGCCAAAGAAATCATTGGTCACattaaacaatcaaagagtctctttatcatgtgtcacatcccagtcttctgctggatttcagccactgttctccagaatattttagaggagaaaagaaagaaTGATTTGAAAAACAATCAAGCTGATGGTGCCTCCAAAACACTACAGGAatcaaatactgaagacactcccAAGAccctgacacaaatgtacacacactttctTCGCTTTCAAATCCTgcagagcagacgaaagtatgatggaAAATACACTgcagatgtttcctgggataaagacGCCATTctttcactggggaaactggcatttgatcagctggaaagaaacaatgtgatcttctatgacacagacctggaagcctgtggtattggCATCTGTAAAGCATCCGTGTattcaggcatgtgtacccagatctttaaaaAGGAAACAGGTATCAttcttggtaccatgtactgctttGTTCACTtaagcattcaagagtttattgcagccctttatgcacatctgtttctagacatcaACAAGAAAATTGTGTTTGTTCATGAGTCTACAGAACAGGAAAATAAAGATGaaaccatgattgatttgctTAAGACTGCAGTGGACAAAGCACTCGAGAGTGACAATGGACACCTGGACCTTTTCCTTCGCTTCCTTCTTGGTTTGTTACTCCAATCCAATCGACAACTCTTACGAGGTCTGTTGACACAGCAAGGCAACAATGACAAGAgcaaaaaggaaatagttcattacatcaagcagaaattagaaGATAATCCATCTCtagagagatccatcaatctgttctactgtctgaatgaactgaacgaaCAAACTCTGGTGAAAGAGATTCAGATCCACCTTAacaaaggaagtctctcatctgctgacCTTTCtcctgcccagtggtctgctttggcctttgtgttgttgacatcagatgaggagatggaggagttcgagcttcagaaattcaagaaatcagatgagtgtctcattagattatcagcaatcatcaaaacatccaaaagagctct ATTAAATGAATGTAACTTAACAGAAAAAAGCTGTTCAGCACTGGCTGCAGTTCTTGGATCAGATACCAACCTGAAAGAACtcaacatgaacaataataatctgcatgattcaggagtgaagctactCTGCACTGGACTGAAAAATATACAGTGTGAATTGGAGATATTGAG GCTTTCAAACTGcggtatcactgaagaaggttataaagctctggcttcagctctgagatccaacccttcacacctgatagagctggatctcacaggaaatgatcctggacaatcaggagtgaagcagcttgatgatttactacaggatccaaactgtcaactgaagacactgag gtttttgggtcctgttGCAGAGGaagcctgtcagtatgtgactggaattgtgggtaaaaacttGTTACTTTTGAGACAGCTGAATCTAAGTGAAAGTGAAATAGGAGACACACGAGTCAATCAGAttgctgctctactgcaggataaacactgtaaactcaacacaCTGAC GTTAAGATTCTGTtatttgacagatgaaggttgttcagCTCTCACTTCAGcactgaaatcaaacccatcacaactgagagagctggacctgagtggAAATCAACTAGGAGACTGTGGACTGAAAAACATttgtgatctactgatgaacccaCAATGCAATCTGGAAAAGCTAGA gctgtgtggatgcagtattaaAGAGAAACACTGTTACCTTCTGAGTTCAGCTCTGCGTCTAAACCCATCAcatctgagagagctggacctcaGTGGGAATGAACTAAAAAACACAAGAGTGAAGCACTTATGTGACGCACTGAAGGATgcacactgtaaactggagagactgAG TCTAAATGACTGTGCCATTACAGATGTTGCTTGTTTGGCTCAGTCTTTGGCTGAAACAAAAGCACTACCGTTtttaaaagagcttgatctgagtAACAATAACATTGGAAACTCAAAGAAGCAGCTCAGTGACGTGCTACGAGACTCCAACTGTAAACTGAG CCTAGAGAGAGAGCACTGGTTTAGCTGGAGAGCTGGTGTGAATCTCATAAGTAGTTTTGGTGGATGGATTACATCATTATCTAAAGCACGGGGACCTGTGAAATCAGCAGTACATGATCAGTCAGCATCAG GTGGAGCAGAGGAGGAAGAACAGCTTTAA
- the LOC113092156 gene encoding NACHT, LRR and PYD domains-containing protein 3-like isoform X1: MSEEQGKECPCEMSLSEKQSVRSGSYVFSSVSIKSDQSKGEPPAFSEKKTSSTKSIQYETLGLGIQTHKNHFKENLLWIFQDLESKVIKFLKDELETFKKILQKENTQYFVKDFNENRCIISEAALDLTLYFLRSMKQDEAADTLEDELFFIHQLKCNLKKKYQCVFEGIAKQGDSILLNNIYTDLYITQGCSEQVNTEHEVRQIESFSRHNESHEIQVECKNLFEATEQDKEIRTVMTKGVAGIGKTICVQKFVLDWAEEKENKNISFIFPLPFREMNLKEKETQSLMGLLNEFFPETKGLNLTRKNKFKVLFILDGLDECRLPLNFDSNETWHDVSSPASLEVLLTNLIKGNLLPSALIWITTRPAAASKIPPDCIDRLTEIRGFNDAQKEEYFKKRLTDENLAKEIIGHIKQSKSLFIMCHIPVFCWISATVLQNILEEKRKNDLKNNQADGASKTLQESNTEDTPKTLTQMYTHFLRFQILQSRRKYDGKYTADVSWDKDAILSLGKLAFDQLERNNVIFYDTDLEACGIGICKASVYSGMCTQIFKKETGIILGTMYCFVHLSIQEFIAALYAHLFLDINKKIVFVHESTEQENKDETMIDLLKTAVDKALESDNGHLDLFLRFLLGLLLQSNRQLLRGLLTQQGNNDKSKKEIVHYIKQKLEDNPSLERSINLFYCLNELNEQTLVKEIQIHLNKGSLSSADLSPAQWSALAFVLLTSDEEMEEFELQKFKKSDECLIRLSAIIKTSKRALLNECNLTEKSCSALAAVLGSDTNLKELNMNNNNLHDSGVKLLCTGLKNIQCELEILRLSNCGITEEGYKALASALRSNPSHLIELDLTGNDPGQSGVKQLDDLLQDPNCQLKTLRFLGPVAEEACQYVTGIVGKNLLLLRQLNLSESEIGDTRVNQIAALLQDKHCKLNTLTLRFCYLTDEGCSALTSALKSNPSQLRELDLSGNQLGDCGLKNICDLLMNPQCNLEKLELCGCSIKEKHCYLLSSALRLNPSHLRELDLSGNELKNTRVKHLCDALKDAHCKLERLRLRYCDMTHECCSALTSALKSNPSHLRELNLSGNKLGDSGVENLGDLLMNPQCNVEILDLCECSITEEQCLTLSSVLKSTHLRELDLSGNKMKNTGVNHLCDVLKDSHFKLERLRFRGCDLTDDGCSALTSALKSNPSDLRELDLCGNQLGESGVKNLRDLLMNPECNLEILALCGCSITEKQCLTLILGLCSNASHMRELDLSGNELKNTGVKHLCYLLKDSHCKLERLSLNDCAITDVACLAQSLAETKALPFLKELDLSNNNIGNSKKQLSDVLRDSNCKLSLEREHWFSWRAGVNLISSFGGWITSLSKARGPVKSAVHDQSASGGAEEEEQL, translated from the exons CATTCAGTACGAGACATTAGGTTTAGGCATCCAGACTCACAAGAACCATTTCAAAGAAAACCTCCTGTGGATCTTCCAG GATCTTGAGAGTAAAGTGATCAAGTTTCTGAAGGATGAGCTAGAAacgtttaagaaaatattacaaaaagagaacACACAatactttgtgaaggactttaatgagaaTAGATGCATTATCAGtgaagcagctcttgatctcacaCTCTACTTTCTTAGAAGtatgaagcaagatgaagctgctgatactcTAGAAG ATGAGCTGttcttcattcatcagctaaaatGCAATCTGAAGAAaaagtatcaatgtgtgtttgaaggaattgcaaagcaaggtgACTCTATACTTCTGAataacatctacacagatctctatatcactcagggttgtagtgaacaggtcaatactgaacatgaggtaAGACAGATTGAGTCCTTTTCAAGGCATAATGAATCACATGAGATACAAGTTGAATGCAAAAATTTATTTGAAGCAACCGAACAAGACAAGGAGATCAGAACTGTAatgacaaaaggagttgctggtATTGGAAAAACCATCTGTGTGCAaaagtttgttctggattgggctgaagaaaaagaaaataaaaacatcagcttcatatttcctcttccattcagagagatgaacttaaaggagAAAGAAACACAAAGCTTGATGGGTCTTCTAAATGagtttttcccagagacaaaaggactgaaccttacaagaaagaataaatttaaaGTTTTGTTCATCCTTGATGGACTGGATGAATGTCGTCTTCCTCTAAACTTTGACAGTAATGAGACATGGCATGATGTATCATCACCAGCTTCTCTAGAAGTTCTCCTaacgaacctcatcaagggaaatctgcttccttctgctctcatctggatcaccaccagaccagcagctgccagtaagattcctcctgactgtattgaccggctgacagagatacgaggattcaatgatgcacaaaaggaaGAATACTTCAAAAAAAGATTAACAGATGAAAATCTGGCCAAAGAAATCATTGGTCACattaaacaatcaaagagtctctttatcatgtgtcacatcccagtcttctgctggatttcagccactgttctccagaatattttagaggagaaaagaaagaaTGATTTGAAAAACAATCAAGCTGATGGTGCCTCCAAAACACTACAGGAatcaaatactgaagacactcccAAGAccctgacacaaatgtacacacactttctTCGCTTTCAAATCCTgcagagcagacgaaagtatgatggaAAATACACTgcagatgtttcctgggataaagacGCCATTctttcactggggaaactggcatttgatcagctggaaagaaacaatgtgatcttctatgacacagacctggaagcctgtggtattggCATCTGTAAAGCATCCGTGTattcaggcatgtgtacccagatctttaaaaAGGAAACAGGTATCAttcttggtaccatgtactgctttGTTCACTtaagcattcaagagtttattgcagccctttatgcacatctgtttctagacatcaACAAGAAAATTGTGTTTGTTCATGAGTCTACAGAACAGGAAAATAAAGATGaaaccatgattgatttgctTAAGACTGCAGTGGACAAAGCACTCGAGAGTGACAATGGACACCTGGACCTTTTCCTTCGCTTCCTTCTTGGTTTGTTACTCCAATCCAATCGACAACTCTTACGAGGTCTGTTGACACAGCAAGGCAACAATGACAAGAgcaaaaaggaaatagttcattacatcaagcagaaattagaaGATAATCCATCTCtagagagatccatcaatctgttctactgtctgaatgaactgaacgaaCAAACTCTGGTGAAAGAGATTCAGATCCACCTTAacaaaggaagtctctcatctgctgacCTTTCtcctgcccagtggtctgctttggcctttgtgttgttgacatcagatgaggagatggaggagttcgagcttcagaaattcaagaaatcagatgagtgtctcattagattatcagcaatcatcaaaacatccaaaagagctct ATTAAATGAATGTAACTTAACAGAAAAAAGCTGTTCAGCACTGGCTGCAGTTCTTGGATCAGATACCAACCTGAAAGAACtcaacatgaacaataataatctgcatgattcaggagtgaagctactCTGCACTGGACTGAAAAATATACAGTGTGAATTGGAGATATTGAG GCTTTCAAACTGcggtatcactgaagaaggttataaagctctggcttcagctctgagatccaacccttcacacctgatagagctggatctcacaggaaatgatcctggacaatcaggagtgaagcagcttgatgatttactacaggatccaaactgtcaactgaagacactgag gtttttgggtcctgttGCAGAGGaagcctgtcagtatgtgactggaattgtgggtaaaaacttGTTACTTTTGAGACAGCTGAATCTAAGTGAAAGTGAAATAGGAGACACACGAGTCAATCAGAttgctgctctactgcaggataaacactgtaaactcaacacaCTGAC GTTAAGATTCTGTtatttgacagatgaaggttgttcagCTCTCACTTCAGcactgaaatcaaacccatcacaactgagagagctggacctgagtggAAATCAACTAGGAGACTGTGGACTGAAAAACATttgtgatctactgatgaacccaCAATGCAATCTGGAAAAGCTAGA gctgtgtggatgcagtattaaAGAGAAACACTGTTACCTTCTGAGTTCAGCTCTGCGTCTAAACCCATCAcatctgagagagctggacctcaGTGGGAATGAACTAAAAAACACAAGAGTGAAGCACTTATGTGACGCACTGAAGGATgcacactgtaaactggagagactgAG GTTAAGGTACTGTGATATGACACATGAgtgttgttctgctctgacttcagctctgaaatcaaacccgtcacacctgagagagctgaacCTGAGTGGGAAcaaactaggagactctggagttgAAAACCTcggtgatctactgatgaacccacaatgcaatgtggaAATACTAGA tctgtgtgaatgcagtattacagaggaaCAGTGTCTCACCCTGAGTTCAGTTCTGAAATCaacacacctgagagagctggacctcagtgggaataaaatgaaaaacacaggagtaaatcacttatgtgacgtactgaaggattcacactttaaactggagagattgag GTTCAGAGGCTGTGATTTGACAGATGATGGCTGTTCTGCtttgacttcagctctgaaatcaaacccatcagacttgagagagctggacctgtgCGGAAATCAACtaggagaatcaggagtgaaaaaCCTCAGGGATCTACTGATGAACCCAGAATGCAATCTGGAAATACTAGC tctgtgtggatgcagtattacagagaaacagtgtctcaccCTGATTCTAGGTCTGTGTTCAAACGCATCACACATGAGAGAGCTCGATTTGAGTGGGAATGAACTAAAAAACACAGGAGTGAAGCACTTATGTTACTTACTGAAGGAttcacactgtaaactggagagactgAG TCTAAATGACTGTGCCATTACAGATGTTGCTTGTTTGGCTCAGTCTTTGGCTGAAACAAAAGCACTACCGTTtttaaaagagcttgatctgagtAACAATAACATTGGAAACTCAAAGAAGCAGCTCAGTGACGTGCTACGAGACTCCAACTGTAAACTGAG CCTAGAGAGAGAGCACTGGTTTAGCTGGAGAGCTGGTGTGAATCTCATAAGTAGTTTTGGTGGATGGATTACATCATTATCTAAAGCACGGGGACCTGTGAAATCAGCAGTACATGATCAGTCAGCATCAG GTGGAGCAGAGGAGGAAGAACAGCTTTAA